A window of the Henckelia pumila isolate YLH828 chromosome 3, ASM3356847v2, whole genome shotgun sequence genome harbors these coding sequences:
- the LOC140888014 gene encoding uncharacterized protein, producing MNCLIWNIRGLRSSESQERLHALVKEKRIKILAILEPMIALDQHYMTHRLGFQRVLSNLSGHIWVFMSEYVKAECVFYHTQFIHLRVSAPFLPVDVFCSFVYAKLSLIVVLGLLGDFNVVRDASECLGSSGGRQLPMDELNSFVLESTLVDAGFEGSSFTWTNKTIWNRLDRVFVSVDWGDHFNSIRVEHLGRTISDHCPLLVSAPVFARGPSSFRFQSMWICHPGFLQTVRLNWNIPCHLQGMPKLFAKLKHLKGHLKWWNRDVFGNICDKIAEEEKSVRLGETAYEADPSEHRWTLLSKCNEDLSRVTAMETDFWKQKASCNWLEDGERNTKLFHNMVKKKRVTNKIFRIWEDGTCLTSTTLIQ from the exons ATGAATTGTCTCATATGGAACATCAGGGGACTCAGGAGTTCTGAGTCCCAAGAGAGGCTTCATGCCTTGGTGAAGGAGAAGCGTATTAAGATTTTGGCCATTTTGGAGCCGATGATTGCTCTTGATCAGCATTATATGACGCATCGCCTCGGTTTTCAGAGAGTTTTGTCGAATCTCTCTGGTCATATCTGGGTATTCATGTCTGAGTATGTGAAGGCTGAGTGTGTTTTTTATCACACTCAATTCATTCATCTCCGTGTGTCGGCCCCCTTTCTGCCGGTTGATGTCTTTTGTTCTTTTGTCTATGCCAA GTTAAGCCTGATAGTGGTCCTTGGCTTGTTGGGGGATTTTAATGTCGTGAGGGATGCCTCCGAGTGTCTTGGCTCGTCTGGTGGGAGGCAACTCCCTATGGATGAGTTAAACAGTTTTGTATTGGAGTCCACCCTGGTTGACGCTGGTTTTGAGGGCTCTTCGTTCACTTGGACGAATAAGACCATTTGGAACCGTCTGGATAGGGTTTTTGTCTCTGTGGATTGGGGTGATCATTTCAACTCTATTAGGGTTGAACACCTTGGCCGCACTATCTCGGACCATTGCCCCCTTTTGGTATCTGCCCCTGTTTTCGCTCGGGGACCGAGTTCTTTTCGGTTCCAGAGTATGTGGATTTGTCACCCTGGGTTCCTTCAGACCGTCAGGCTGAATTGGAACATTCCCTGTCATCTGCAGGGGATGCCCAAGCTTTTTGCGAAGCTAAAACATCTGAAGGGCCACCTTAAGTGGTGGAACCGGGATGTTTTTGGGAACATTTGTGATAAGATCGCTGAGGAGGAGAAGTCTGTCAGACTTGGTGAGACGGCCTATGAAGCGGACCCCTCGGAGCACCGCTGGACTCTTTTGTCCAAGTGCAACGAGGATCTGTCTAGGGTCACTGCCATGGAGACGGATTTCTGGAAGCAGAAAGCCTCTTGCAATTGGCTTGAGGATGGGGAGAGGAACACGAAGCTCTTTCATAACATGGTCAAGAAGAAGCGGGTGACCAACAAGATCTTTCGCATTTGGGAGGATGGGACCTGCCTTACCTCCACGACCCTGATCCAGTAG